A region from the Aegilops tauschii subsp. strangulata cultivar AL8/78 chromosome 5, Aet v6.0, whole genome shotgun sequence genome encodes:
- the LOC109757583 gene encoding nuclear transcription factor Y subunit C-6, whose protein sequence is MDPTKSSTPPPPPVLGAPVGYPPGAYPPPPGAPAAAYPPQLYAPPGAAAAQQAAAQQQQQLQVFWAEQYREIEATTDFKNHNLPLARIKKIMKADEDVRMIAAEAPVVFARACEMFILELTHRGWAHAEENKRRTLQKSDIAAAIARTEVFDFLVDIVPRDDAKDAEAAAAAAMATAAAGIPRPAAGVPTTDPSMAYYYVPQQ, encoded by the coding sequence ATGGATCCCACCAAATCcagcaccccgccgccgccccccgtcCTGGGCGCGCCCGTCGGCTACCCGCCGGGGGCGTACCCTCCTCCGCCGGGCGCCCCCGCGGCCGCCTACCCGCCGCAGCTCTACgcgccgccgggcgccgccgccgcccagcaGGCCGcggcgcagcagcagcagcagctgcaggTGTTCTGGGCGGAGCAGTACCGCGAGATCGAGGCCACCACCGACTTCAAGAACCACAACCTCCCGCTGGCCCGGATCAAGAAGATCATGAAGGCCGACGAGGACGTCCGCATGATCGCCGCCGAGGCCCCCGTCGTCTTCGCCCGCGCCTGCGAGATGTTCATCCTCGAGCTCACCCACCGCGGCTGGGCGCACGCCGAGGAGAACAAGCGCCGCACGCTCCAGAAGTCCGACATTGCGGCCGCCATCGCCCGCACCGAGGTCTTCGACTTCCTCGTGGACATCGTGCCCCGGGACGACGCCAAGGACGCCGAggcggccgccgccgcggccatgGCCACGGCGGCGGCCGGGATCCCGCGCCCTGCCGCCGGCGTGCCCACCACCGACCCGAGTATGGCGTACTACTATGTCCCCCAGCAGTAA